Genomic DNA from Haloplanus sp. HW8-1:
AGAGGTAGACCTTGTCGACTTTCGCCCCCTCGTATCGCCCGAGTTCGGTGACGAGGGCGGCCAGGTCGACGCTGGTCAGTTCCCGCTTCGCGTCCATACCCTCACTTTTTTCCGGGGCCGAAAAGGCGTGTCGTTGTGAGACGACTTCCCGATCCCGGCTTAGCTGCGGCGGCGGCCGGCCAGCGCGCCGGCACCGACCAGCGCGACCAGCGCCGCGACCGGGCCGAAGCCCCCGCCGTCACCGGCCGTGGTCTCGACGGTCGGGGTGTCGGTCGCGGTGGCCCGCGGCGTGGGGTCCGGGGTCGCCGTCGCGGTCGGTCGGGGTGTCGCGGTCGGCTCCGGCGTGGCGGTGGCCGTCGCGGTCGGCTGGGGCGTCGCCGTCGTGTCCGGCTGTACCACCGCGAACAGGGAGAATCCTGGCGTCTCGGCGACCACGGTGACCGTCTCCTCGCCGCGGCGGACAACCGACGTGTCGAGCCGTTCCGGCGGATTCGTCCCGCTCACTCGGACGATCCGGAGTCCCTCTGCCGTCGCTTCGTTCGCTTCGAGCAACTCCCGCGGGAGCGTGATCTTCACCCGGGGATCCCGCTCGTAGGCCAGATCGGGGGTGCTGATCTCGACGATCGCCAGGTCCTCACCCTCCGGGGCCGGAACGCCGGCCGGGAACGTCTCGACCGGTTCGATGGCGAAGGCGCCGGTCGTCGGTTCGTCGAACTCGACCGTCGCCCGTTCCGCGTTCGCCCGGAAGAACGTCTCCGTCACGCTCGTCTCCGCGACGACCATGGTGCCGTCGCCGCCGCCCCTGGCGATGCCGCCGTCGACGGACATCTCGACCGTCCCACGGGCGTCACTCGCGTCGGTGTTCGCGTCCGCCGCCGTTCCGGCCACCGCGACCGGCGCGGCGAGAGCCGATACCACGATCACGACCGCCAGCGCCGCCGCTGGCGGGCCGATACGTACTCCGAACATGATCTCAGCCTCGTTTCCACTCGACGCTACCGGTGCGCTCCGCTGGGGACCGATTCACGGTCGGACGACGTGTCTCCGCACACGAGTATCCTGTGTCACTACACAGGGGTATCCGGCCGTTCGCTCCGTCGCCTCGCGGTCGGCGGTCGGGACCGTCCCGTCCGGTGTCCGAGGAACCACCGCCGATCCTCCGGCGGCGATCCGGGGTGCCGGCGCGGTGCAGCGGACGGCGACGGCTCGGTGGCTCACGCAGGGTCGTCGACCGAGGACACAGGAACTATATCACGGCTTGCGCATCCCGAGATATGGACGGGGGACTGATCGTCGCGGACGACCTGACCGGCGCCTGCGATACGGGACACGAGTTCGCACGACGGGGCTACCGAACGCGGGTCCTCGTGGACGGTCGGAGCGTCGATCGGACGGCGGCCGACGTGTTGGTGGTCAACACCGATAGCCGGTACGACTCGCCGGAGGCGGCCGCAACCGCGGTCCGAACGGCGGTCGAATCCCGGCCTGACGGCGTCGTGTACAAGAAGATCGACTCCACGCTCAGGGGGAACCTCGGTGCCGAGGTGGCCGCCGCGATGGGTGCCGTCGCGGATCGTGACCCGTCGGCGGCCGACGGGACGGGGGCGGGGAACGGCGCCCGACGGGATCCGCTCGCCGTCGTCGCGCCCGCCTCGCTGGACACCGGCCGCATGACCGCCTGTGGCCGCCACCTCGTCGACGGCGCCCTCGTGACCGACACCGAGGCCGGCGCGGACGCGGAGAACGGGCCGGCGAGTGCTCACCTCCCGTCGCTGTTCGAGGGCATCCGCTACCCCGTCGCACACGTCGGGATCGACACCGTCGCCGAGGGGGCGCCCGCCCTCGCCGAACGGTTCCGAGCGTTCGGCGACGGACCGCGGATCGTGACGGTCGACGCCACGCACGAACGCCACCTGGAAGCCGCCGCGACGGCTGCCCGGCGGACGGAACGTCCGACCGTCTACGTGGGCAGCGCGGGGCTGGCGAAACACGTCGAGATACCGGTCGGAGCGCCGCGCGATCCGGGAGCGGCGTGTGACACCGCCGGCCGGCGCCGGAGCGGATCCACCGGCGGGGGCGTCCTCGGCGTCGTCGGGAGCGTCGCGCCGGTCACGCTGCGTGGGATCGACGCGTTGCCGGACCGGACGGTCGTCGCGGTCGATCCGGCGGTTGCGGTCGGGGCCCCCGGTACCGCCGTCGACCGCGCCACCGAGCGGATCCGGACGGCGATGGACGCCGACGAATCGGCAGTCGTGACGGCCGCGACCGACCGAGGGGCCGTGGACCGCGCGCTGTCGGCCGGTGCCGACGTGGGCCTGTCGCCGCGGGCGACCCGGGAACGGATCGCAGGCGTGTTGGCCCGCACCGCGAGCCACGTCGTCGCGGACCGACGGCTCGCGGGGCTCTTTCTCACGGGCGGCGACACGGCGATGGCCGTGCTCGACGCCCTCGATGCCCGATCGATCGACCTCCGGGGGGAGGCCGTCGAGGCCGGCATTCCAGTCGGTACGATCGACGCCGGGGTGGCCGACGGAACGGCGTTGATCACGAAAGCCGGCGCGTTCGGCGAGGCCGAAAGTATATTTAGCTGTCTGAATCACCTACGGCGCGTATGACGGAGCCGGATCGGCCGATCGCCGGAATCACGATGGGTGATCCGGCGGGTATCGGCCCAGAGGTGATCGTCAAAGGCCACGCAGCGGCGGTCGAACACGCGCGCCCGCTAGTCGTCGGCGACGCCGACGTCGTGCGGGCCGCCGCCGAGATCTGTGGGCTCGACCTGACGGTTCGGCGGATCGATTCACCCGCGGCGGCGACGGCCGATCCCGCGGTCGTCGACGTTCTCGACGTGAACGAAGTGGACGTCGACGGGCTGGAACGCGGGATCGTCGACGAATCCAACGGACGGGCGAGTCTGGCCTACGTCGAACGGGCGATCGATCTCGCGATGGAGGGTTCGATCGACGCCATCGTGACGGCGCCGATCAACAAACAGGCCACCCGTCTGGCGGGGAGCGATCACGCCGGCCACACCGGGCTGCTGGCAGAGCGGACCGGGACTGAACACTACTCCATGATGCTCGTCGAGGAGCCGTTGCGCGTCACACACGTCAGCACGCACGTTCCGCTCTCGGAGGCCTGCGATCTGGTCACCGAGGATCGGGTCTTCGAGACGATCAGCGTGACCGACGACGCGCTCCGAACGCTGGGCGTCGAGGCGCCGACCGTGGCGGTGGCGGGGCTGAACCCCCACGCCGGCGACGGAGGACTGCTCGGCGAGACCGACGCGGCCGAGATCGAACCGGCGGTCGAGCGCGCCCGCGAGGCGGACATCGACGCCGTCGGCCCCGAGTCGCCCGATACCGTCTACGTGCAGGCCGCCGACGGCGCCTACGACTGTGTCGTCTCGATGTACCACGACCAGGGCCACATCCCGATCAAGATGCTCGGGTTCTCGGGTGGCGAGGCGGTCAGCGGCGTGAACGTCACGATCGGGTTGCCGATCGTCCGAACCAGCGTCGATCACGGCACCGCCTTCGACATCGCGGGCGAGGGCGTCGCCTCCGAGACCAGCCTCGTCGACGCCGTCGAGGTCGCCGCGGGGATGGCACGGTCGCGCCGGTCGGGACGCTGACCGGCGCGGCCGGACGGCTGCGGTCGCCTTTTCGGTCGACGTGCGTTCCCGCCAGCGTCGACTCCCGACGGGGGCGTGGAGGCAACCACTATACGCTCCGCCCGAGTGCCTCCGGTATGCGACTCGAGGACTACTGGGGGGTCGGCCCGAAGACGAGCGAGCGCCTCCGCGAGACACTGGGGGAGGAAGCCGCGGTCGACGCCATCGAGTCGGCGGACGTGCGGGCGCTGACCGACGCCGGGATCACGCGGGGGCGGG
This window encodes:
- a CDS encoding four-carbon acid sugar kinase family protein; the protein is MDGGLIVADDLTGACDTGHEFARRGYRTRVLVDGRSVDRTAADVLVVNTDSRYDSPEAAATAVRTAVESRPDGVVYKKIDSTLRGNLGAEVAAAMGAVADRDPSAADGTGAGNGARRDPLAVVAPASLDTGRMTACGRHLVDGALVTDTEAGADAENGPASAHLPSLFEGIRYPVAHVGIDTVAEGAPALAERFRAFGDGPRIVTVDATHERHLEAAATAARRTERPTVYVGSAGLAKHVEIPVGAPRDPGAACDTAGRRRSGSTGGGVLGVVGSVAPVTLRGIDALPDRTVVAVDPAVAVGAPGTAVDRATERIRTAMDADESAVVTAATDRGAVDRALSAGADVGLSPRATRERIAGVLARTASHVVADRRLAGLFLTGGDTAMAVLDALDARSIDLRGEAVEAGIPVGTIDAGVADGTALITKAGAFGEAESIFSCLNHLRRV
- the pdxA gene encoding 4-hydroxythreonine-4-phosphate dehydrogenase PdxA, whose protein sequence is MTEPDRPIAGITMGDPAGIGPEVIVKGHAAAVEHARPLVVGDADVVRAAAEICGLDLTVRRIDSPAAATADPAVVDVLDVNEVDVDGLERGIVDESNGRASLAYVERAIDLAMEGSIDAIVTAPINKQATRLAGSDHAGHTGLLAERTGTEHYSMMLVEEPLRVTHVSTHVPLSEACDLVTEDRVFETISVTDDALRTLGVEAPTVAVAGLNPHAGDGGLLGETDAAEIEPAVERAREADIDAVGPESPDTVYVQAADGAYDCVVSMYHDQGHIPIKMLGFSGGEAVSGVNVTIGLPIVRTSVDHGTAFDIAGEGVASETSLVDAVEVAAGMARSRRSGR